CAAGCCGACGTGACGACACGTGAATCGAAGCAGGTCGCCGGAACAACGCCATGCGCATTCTGATCGTTGATGATCATCCCATCGTTGCCTCCGGCTGTCGCACCGTGTTCGCCGACGATCCCGAGATCATCCTGCTCGAAGCATCGGATGCCGAGAGCGGCGAGCGCGCGTTCGTCGCGGAGAAGCCTGATCTCTGCGTGATCGACATCAACCTGCCCACCGTCTCCGGCTTCGAGCTGGCCCGGCGCATCCTGACCCGTGATGCCTCCGCGCGCCTCATCATGTTCAGCATGAACGACGACCCGGTGTTCGCCGCCCGTGCCATCGACATCGGCGCCAAGGGCTACGTCTCGAAGACCGGCGACCCCAATGATCTGGTCGAGGCGGTGCGCGAGGTCGGCAATGGCGGCGTCTATCTGCCGCCGGCGATCGCCCGCAATGTCGCCTTTGCCCGGCCGGGCTTTGCGCAAAATCCGCTCTCCAAACTCACGTCGCGCGAGATGGAGATCCTGCGCCTGCTCAGTTCCGGCAAGAGCCTGTCGGAGATCGCCTGGCTGGTGCATTCGTCATACAAGACGGTCGCGAACACGTCATCGATCATGCGCCAGAAGCTTGGCGTGCGCACCTCGGCCGAGCTGGTGCGCCTCGCGATCGAGAGCGGTGTCGGCTGACGCCGCGCGCCAACACAGAGGAATACGACGATGCAGACGGTTTCCCAGAACAAGTCGCATGGCGGCACGCAGGGCGTCTACCGGCATCCGAGCCGCGAGACCAGGACCGACATGACCTTCTCGGTGTTCATCCCGGAGCATGCAGCCGGCGCCAAATTGCCTGTCGTCACCTACCTGTCGGGCCTGACCTGCACGCACGCAAACGTCACCGAGAAGGGTGAATTCCGCGAGGCCTGCGCGGAGCTCGGCCTGATCTTCGTTGCGCCCGATACCAGCCCGCGCGGCGAAGGCGTCCCCGGCGATCCCGCCAACGCATATGATTTCGGCCTCGGCGCCGGCTTCTATGTCGATGCGACCGAGCAGCCGTTTGCGACCAATTACCGGATGTGGAGCTACGTCACCGAGGAATTGCCGAAGCTGATCGCCGAGCAATTCCCGGTCGATACGACCCGACAATCGATCCTCGGTCATTCCATGGGCGGCCACGGCGCGCTGACGGTGGCGCTGCGCCATCCCAACCGCTATCGCGCGGCCAGCGCATTCGCGCCGATCGTGGCGCCGTCGCAGGTGCCGTGGGGCAACAAGGCGCTCGGCGGCTATCTCAGCGGCAACAAGCAGGCGTGGCGCAAGCATGAT
The window above is part of the Bradyrhizobium sp. PSBB068 genome. Proteins encoded here:
- a CDS encoding response regulator transcription factor, giving the protein MRILIVDDHPIVASGCRTVFADDPEIILLEASDAESGERAFVAEKPDLCVIDINLPTVSGFELARRILTRDASARLIMFSMNDDPVFAARAIDIGAKGYVSKTGDPNDLVEAVREVGNGGVYLPPAIARNVAFARPGFAQNPLSKLTSREMEILRLLSSGKSLSEIAWLVHSSYKTVANTSSIMRQKLGVRTSAELVRLAIESGVG
- the fghA gene encoding S-formylglutathione hydrolase, whose product is MQTVSQNKSHGGTQGVYRHPSRETRTDMTFSVFIPEHAAGAKLPVVTYLSGLTCTHANVTEKGEFREACAELGLIFVAPDTSPRGEGVPGDPANAYDFGLGAGFYVDATEQPFATNYRMWSYVTEELPKLIAEQFPVDTTRQSILGHSMGGHGALTVALRHPNRYRAASAFAPIVAPSQVPWGNKALGGYLSGNKQAWRKHDAVALIEDGARFSDLLVDYGDADGFLTEQLRPELLKAACEKADIPLTLRRQPGYDHSYYFISTFMADHLRWHAARLKA